Proteins from a genomic interval of Euleptes europaea isolate rEulEur1 chromosome 18, rEulEur1.hap1, whole genome shotgun sequence:
- the RAB5C gene encoding ras-related protein Rab-5C produces MAGRGGTARPNGPATGNKICQFKLVLLGESAVGKSSLVLRFVKGQFHEYQESTIGAAFLTQTICLDDTTVKFEIWDTAGQERYHSLAPMYYRGAQAAIVVYDITNMDTFVRAKNWVKELQRQASSNIVIALAGNKADLASKRAVDFQEAAAYADDNSLLFMETSAKTAMNVNETFMAIAKKLPKNEPQTATGTAGRNRGVNLQDSEQPTRGLCCSN; encoded by the exons ATGGCGGGCCGTGGCGGAACTGCGCGGCCAAACGGGCCAGCTACCGGAAACAAGATCTGTCAGTTCAAGCTGGTGCTGCTGGGGGAGTCGGCCGTAGGGAAGTCCAGCCTCGTCTTACGGTTCGTGAAAGGACAGTTCCACGAGTACCAGGAGAGTACCATTGGag ctgcTTTCCTCACACAGACCATTTGCCTAGACGACACAACAGTCAAGTTTGAGATCTGGGATACGGCCGGGCAAGAGCGCTACCACAGTCTGGCGCCCATGTATTACCGAGGGGCGCAAGCGGCCATCGTTGTCTACGACATCACAAACATG GACACCTTTGTGCGAGCCAAGAACTGGGTGAAGGAATTGCAACGGCAAGCCAGCTCCAACATAGTCATTGCCCTGGCAGGGAACAAGGCTGATTTGGCCAGCAAGCGAGCTGTTGACTTCCAG GAAGCTGCAGCGTACGCAGATGACAACAGCTTGCTGTTCATGGAGACGTCTGCAAAGACTGCAATGAATGTGAACGAAACCTTCATGGCAATAG CCAAGAAGCTCCCCAAAAATGAACCGCAGACTGCAACTGGGACGGCGGGCAGGAATCGGGGCGTCAACCTCCAGGATTCCGAGCAACCCACCAGGGGGCTGTGTTGTAGCAACTGA